The following nucleotide sequence is from Streptomyces sp. NBC_00239.
AGTTGGCAGCTCCCCGGGGCCTATCGCGGCCTCTCACGTCCTTCATCGGTTCCTGGTGCCAAGGCATCCACCGTGCGCCCTTAAAAACTTGGCCACAGATGCTCGCGTCCACTGTGTAGTTCTCAAGCAACGACCAGCCACCCATCACCCCACCAGACAAGCTAGTGAGTGCACTGGGGCCGGCATCGCGAAGGTTCGACCAAACCGGCCGTACCCTCAGATACCCAACAACGTGCCAAGCACAATCCCCGCCACTCTTCCGTGTTCCACGCCGAAGCAGTACTTACAGAAGGCTTTGAAGACTGTGCCAACTAATCAACGTTCCACCCATGAGCAACCGTGCGATTCATTCGATCGCAGTCGGCTATATGCTCCTTAGAAAGGAGGTGATCCAGCCGCACCTTCCGGTACGGCTACCTTGTTACGACTTCGTCCCAATCGCCAGTCCCACCTTCGACAGCTCCCTCCACAAGGGTTGGGCCACCGGCTTCGGGTGTTACCGACTTTCGTGACGTGACGGGCGGTGTGTACAAGGCCCGGGAACGTATTCACCGCAGCAATGCTGATCTGCGATTACTAGCGACTCCGACTTCATGGGGTCGAGTTGCAGACCCCAATCCGAACTGAGACCGGCTTTTTGAGATTCGCTCCACCTCACGGTATCGCAGCTCATTGTACCGGCCATTGTAGCACGTGTGCAGCCCAAGACATAAGGGGCATGATGACTTGACGTCGTCCCCACCTTCCTCCGAGTTGACCCCGGCGGTCTCCTGTGAGTCCCCATCACCCCGAAGGGCATGCTGGCAACACAGGACAAGGGTTGCGCTCGTTGCGGGACTTAACCCAACATCTCACGACACGAGCTGACGACAGCCATGCACCACCTGTATACCGACCACAAGGGGGGCACTATCTCTAATGCTTTCCGGTATATGTCAAGCCTTGGTAAGGTTCTTCGCGTTGCGTCGAATTAAGCCACATGCTCCGCCGCTTGTGCGGGCCCCCGTCAATTCCTTTGAGTTTTAGCCTTGCGGCCGTACTCCCCAGGCGGGGAACTTAATGCGTTAGCTGCGGCACCGACGACGTGGAATGTCGCCAACACCTAGTTCCCAACGTTTACGGCGTGGACTACCAGGGTATCTAATCCTGTTCGCTCCCCACGCTTTCGCTCCTCAGCGTCAGTAATGGCCCAGAGATCCGCCTTCGCCACCGGTGTTCCTCCTGATATCTGCGCATTTCACCGCTACACCAGGAATTCCGATCTCCCCTACCACACTCTAGCCTGCCCGTATCGAATGCAGACCCGGGGTTAAGCCCCGGGCTTTCACATCCGACGCGACAAGCCGCCTACGAGCTCTTTACGCCCAATAATTCCGGACAACGCTTGCGCCCTACGTATTACCGCGGCTGCTGGCACGTAGTTAGCCGGCGCTTCTTCTGCAGGTACCGTCACTTTCGCTTCTTCCCTGCTGAAAGAGGTTTACAACCCGAAGGCCGTCATCCCTCACGCGGCGTCGCTGCATCAGGCTTTCGCCCATTGTGCAATATTCCCCACTGCTGCCTCCCGTAGGAGTCTGGGCCGTGTCTCAGTCCCAGTGTGGCCGGTCGCCCTCTCAGGCCGGCTACCCGTCGTCGCCTTGGTAGGCCATTACCCCACCAACAAGCTGATAGGCCGCGGGCTCATCCTTCACCGCCGGAGCTTTTAACCCCCGCCCATGCAGGCAGGAGTGTTATCCGGTATTAGACCCCGTTTCCAGGGCTTGTCCCAGAGTGAAGGGCAGATTGCCCACGTGTTACTCACCCGTTCGCCACTAATCCACCCCGAAGGGCTTCATCGTTCGACTTGCATGTGTTAAGCACGCCGCCAGCGTTCGTCCTGAGCCAGGATCAAACTCTCCGTGAATGTTTACCCGTAATCGGGTGCACACCACGCAAGAGCGGGACGATCACGCCGGAATAAGGCAGATCGTCCACAGCGTCCTCGCTGTAGTGTTGCCTGCCAGATCCGAAGACCTGCCAGGACTTTTTCAAAGGAACCTCAACTCACCGAAGTGAGTCGGGGTATCAACTTCTGGCGTTGATTTTTGGCACGCTGTTGAGTTCTCAAGGTGCGGACGCTTCCTTTGTACTGACCCTCTCGGGCTTTCCTCCGGGCGCTTCCTTCGTTCTTGCGTTTCCGACTCTATCAGACTCTTTCGGGCCCGACTTCCTCGGTGCTTTCCAGGTTCTTCGCTTTCGCGTTTTCCCTTTCCGGCGGTTCCAACCTTACCAGACTCTTTTCCGTGTCGTTTCCGACTTGGAATTCGAATTCCGGTGGCCGTTGGGGGCCTTTCCCTTTCGGGTGGATCAGACTTTATCAGGTCTCCCTGACTGCCTTGTCCACCGGCTCTCGGGGGCGGCCCGGCACACACGTGTGCGCGGCTTCCCTCCGAGGCGGAGATGTAAACGTACTGGAGCGGGGCCCCCGGATGCAAATCCGGTTGCCCCGCTCCAGTACGGGCTGTACGGGTCGGTCAGACCTCGACCACGACCGGGAGGATCATCGGGCGGCGGCGGTAGCCGTCCGAGACCCACTTGCCCAGCGTGCGGCGGATGAGCTGCTGCAGCTGGTGGGGCTCGGCCACGCCGTCCGCGGCGGCCTTCGCGATGGCCTCCTCGATCTTCGGGACTACGCCCGCGAAGGCGGAGTCCTCGATGCCGGAGCCGCGGGCGTTGATGTTCGGGCCGCCCACGACCTTGCCGGTGGTGCTGTCCACCACGACGAAGACCGAGATGATGCCCTCGTCGCCGAGGATGCGGCGGTCCTTGAGGTGGACCTCGGTGACGTCGCCGACCGAGAGGCCGTCCACGTACACGTAGCCGGCCTGGACCTTGCCCGTGATGCGGGCCTTGCCGTCGACGAGGTCGACGACCACGCCGTCCTCAGCGATCACGATGCGGTCCGCGGGGACGCCCGTCATCACGCCGAGCTCGGCGTTGGCACGCAGGTGGCGCCACTCGCCGTGGACCGGCATCAGGTTCCGCGGCTTGCAGATGTTGTAGAAGTACAGCAGCTCGCCGGCGGAGGCGTGGCCCGAGACGTGGACCTTGGCGTTGCCCTTGTGGACGACGTTGGCGCCCCAGCGGGTCAGACCGTTGATCACGCGGTAGACCGCGTTCTCGTTGCCCGGGATCAGCGAGGACGCCAGGATCACGGTGTCGCCGGGGACGATCCGGATCTGGTGGTCGCGGTTGGCCATCCGGGACAGCGCGGCCATCGGCTCGCCCTGCGAGCCCGTGCAGACGAGCACGACCTCGTGGTCCGGCAGGTCGTCGAGGGTCTTGACGTCGACGACGAGTCCGGCCGGCACGCGCAGGTAGCCCAGGTCACGGGCGATGCCCATGTTGCGGACCATGGAGCGGCCGACGAAGGCGACCCGGCGGCCGTACTCGTGCGCGGCGTCCAGGATCTGCTGGATGCGGTGGACGTGGCTGGCGAAGCTCGCCACGATGATCCGCTTCTGGGCGCCCGCGAAGACGCTGCGGATGGCGTTCGAGATGTCGCGCTCGGGCGGGACGAAGCCCGGGACCTCGGCGTTCGTCGAGTCCGAGAGGAGAAGGTCGATGCCCTCCTCGCTCAGGCGCGCGAAGGCGTGCAGGTCGGTCAGGCGGCCGTCCAGCGGGAGCTGGTCCATCTTGAAGTCGCCGGTCGCGACCACCAGGCCCGCAGGGGTGCGGATGGCGACGGCGAGGGCGTCCGGGATGGAGTGGTTGACCGCGATGAACTCGCAGTCGAAGGGGCCGAGGTTCTCGCGCTCCCCCTCCTTCACCTCAAGGGTGTAGGGGCGGATGCGGTGCTCCTGGAGCTTCGCCTCGATCAGCGCGAGGGTCAGCTTGGAACCGATCAGCGGGATGTCCGGCTTCTCCCGCAGGAGGTAGGGGACGGCGCCGATGTGGTCCTCGTGGCCGTGCGTGAGCACGATGCCCTCGATGTCGTCGAGCCGGTCCCTGATGGACGAGAAGTCCGGCAGGATCAGGTCGACGCCCGGCTGCTCCTCTTCCGGGAAGAGGACGCCGCAGTCGACGATCAGAAGCCTGCCGTCGAACTCGAAGACGGTCATGTTCCGGCCGATTTCGCCGAGGCCACCCAGGGGGGTGACCCGAAGACCGCCCTTGGGCAGCTTCGGCGGCGGGCCGAGTTCCGGATGCGGATGGCTCAAAAGTCTCTCCTCACCACACGCGCCACGTACCTCAGGAGGCACGTGGCGCGCATGACATTCGTGCACTTGCTGTTGTCTGGGGGTGAATCTGTTCAGTTGTCTTTCTTATTCATTTGTGAAGTCTGTTGTCAGAGCTGTACCCCGCCGGCGGCGAGGTCGACCTTGAGCTGTGCCGTTTCCTCGTCGGTCAGGCCGATGAGGGGAAGGCGCAGCGGGCCGGCGGGCAGGCCCTGCACGGTCAGGGCGGCCTTGACCGTCATCACGCCCTGAGCCCGGAACATACCCGTGTACACCGGCAGCAGCTTCTGGTGGATCTCGGTGGCCTTCTGCACGTCGCCCGTGAGGTGGGCCTCCAGCATGCTGCGCAGGTCCGGGGTGACGAGGTGGCTGACCACGGACACGAAGCCGACCGCGCCCACGGAGAGCAGCGGCAGGTTCAGCATGTCGTCGCCGGAGTACCAGGCCAGGCCGCTGCGGGCGATGGCCCAGCTGGCCTGGCCGAGGTCGCCCTTGGCGTCCTTGTTCGCGACGATCTGCGGGTGCTCGGCCAGCCGGACGAGCGTCTCGGTGTCGATCGGCGCGCCGGTGCGGCCCGGGATGTCGTAGAGCATGACCGGCAGGCCGGTCGCGTCGGCGATCGCTGTGAAGTGGCGCCGCAGACCCTCCTGCGGGGGCTTGTTGTAGTACGGCGCCACCGCGAGGAGGCCGTGGGCGCCGGCCCGCTCGGCCTGGCGCGCGAGCTCGACGCTGTGGCGGGTGTCGTTGGTGCCGATGCCCGCGACCACGTGGGCCCGGTCTCCGACCGCTTCGCGCACGGCCTGTACGAGGGCGGTTTTCTCCGCGTCGGTGGTGGTCGGGGACTCGCCGGTGGTCCCGCTGATGATCAGGCCGTCGTTGCCTGCGTCCACCAGGTGGGCAGCGAGTCGCTGCGCGCCGTCGAGGTCGAGAGTGCCGTCCGCCGTGAAGGGCGTGATCATGGCGGTGAGGACCCGCCCGAAGGGGGTCTGCGGAGTGGAGATCGGAGCCATGGGTAACACGCTACTCGCTGCTCTGCCCGCGGTGTCCCCTCGGGGGATGTGATGAGGGTGTTGGAGCCCGGCACTGCCTGCTCGGGGGTTCAAGCAGTGCCGGGTCCGTTTGATCAGCCTAGATGAACTTCACGAAACGCCGCAATACGGACACTTCAGCTGATGTCGTCGCACGTGTGTGCGGGCTACGGCGCGACACGCCCGTTCGCGTTGTACGCGGCGTACGTCAGCGGCATCAGCCGGGCCCAGTGCTGCTCCATCTTCTCGCCGACCATCTCGATCTCCCGCTGCGGGAACGAGGGCACCGCGGCCAGCTCGTGCTGGGTGCGCAGGCCGAGGAAGTGCATCAGCGAGCGCGCGTTGCAGGTGGCGTACATCGACGAGAACAGGCCGACCGGCAGGACCGCGCGGGCGACCTCGCGGGCCACACCGGCCGCGAGCATCTCCTGGTAGGCGTCGTACGCCTGACGGTACGAGTCCTCCATCACCCGGCCGGTCAGCTCCTGCTGGGTCTGGGTGCCCTCGACGAAGACGTACTTGCCGGGGCGGCCCTCCTGGACCAGCTTGCGCTCGGCGCCGGGGACGTAGAAGACCGGCTCCAGCTCCCTGTAGCGGCCCGATTCCTCGTTGTACGACCAGCCCACGCGGTGCCGCATGAACTCGCGGAACACGAAGATCGGGGCGCTGATGAAGAAGGTCATCGAGTTGTGCTCGAAGGGGCTGCCGTGGCGGTCCCGCATCAGGTAGTTGATGAGGCCCTTGGAGCGCTCGGGGTCTTTCTGGAGCTCCTCCAGGGACTGCTCGCCGGCCGTCGACACGCGGGCGGCCCAAAGGACGTCCGAGTCGGCCGCGGAGTGCTTGACGAGGTCGACGGTCACATCGCTGCGGAAGTCGATCTTCATTCCAGGGGTCTCGCTCACCGAGGTCCTTCCCATTCGCTTCGCTGAGGCGGCGCCCACTCTACGGGCCACGCCGAGCGCTACAAACTTCGGCGAATTTGCCGAAAAAGGGCACCCTTTGGGCCGTTTGAGCGTCTGTACCTGTAACAGGTGTCACAGCATCCACCGAGAGGAGAGCCCACCATGTTCCTCCCCCCGCCATCGCCGGGAGGGGCCCCCGCGCGCGAGCCCGTCCCGTTCGCCTTCGTCGCCGAGGCAGACCGATTCCGCAGCAACGTCACTCCCCCGCCGCGCGAGCGTCTGAGCAAGACTCAGATCGCCGCCCGTAGTCTGGTCGGACTCACAGTGGTGTCCGGTCTGATCGGCGCCTTGCTCTTCGGCATGCCGGCGCTCCAGCCTCCTCATGCGCCCGAGAAGGCGCAGCAGCCCGAAGCCGCGCAGAGCCGCTGACCCGTCCGGGCCCCTGGGGTGGAAGGCCGGGACCGGGCTGGATAGCCTCACCTGGCACAGCCAGACCGAATGTGCATGTGAGTGAGGATCAGCCGTGCCCCTGCCCTTCCTGACGGCGGACAGCGCATTCGACGCGCAAGATGACGACTCCGCGCTTCCCTTCCACGACCACGAGCGCTGGCGCCGCCCGTACCGGCCCGGACCCTGGCGGGTCGGGGCTGCGGCGCTGCTCCTGCTCCTGGCCTCGTTCATGCTCCTGGCCGTCATGATCATCGCCATGGCGGGCGAACTCGTCGGCGCCGGGCTCTGCCTGGCCGCCTCCGCCGCGGTCATCGCGGCCGCCCTGCGCCTGCTGCGCATGGGGACGTGGGTGAGCCCGCGGGGGCTGCGCCGGGTCGCGTTCCTGTCCACCCGTACCCACGCCTGGAGCGAGGTCGCCGAGGTGCGCACCAGCCAGCAGCCGGTGCGCTGGCTGGGACTGCCGCGGACCGTGCAGGGCCAGGCCCTGACGCTGGCGGCGCGCGGCGCCGAGCAGCAGCGGGTGCTGCTGCTCACCGATCACAACGCGGACTTCCTGTCGCGCACGGAGGCCTTCGACCGGGCCGCCGACCTCGTGGCGGCGTGGGCGGCCGAGTACCGGCCGGCGGCACAGGCAGGCTGAACGGCGAAGCCCGCGGCTCGTGCCGCGGGCTTCTGCGCGTCGGTGAACGGCCCGTACAGGTCAGCCCCGTGCGGGCCGGCCCGCATGGGTGTGCAGGGCGATGGCGCGCTGCATGGCCTTGCGGGCCCTGGGGGTGTCCCGGGCGTCGTGGTAGGCCACGGCGAGCCGGAACCAGGTGCGCCAGTCGTTCGGGGCGTCCTCGGTCTCGGCCTTGCGGCGGGCGAAGACCTCGTCCGCGGAGTCCCGGACGATGCGGCCGTACTGGTCCCGGTCGAGTTCGTCGACGGGCAGCCCGCCCTCCGCCTCCAGCTCGGTGGCCAGCCGGTTGGCCCGGTTGACGAAGCGGGTGTTCTGCCACAGGAACCAGATGCCGACGACCGGCAGGATCAGCACGGCCACACCGAAGGTGACGGTGAGCCAGGTGCCGTGCCGGATCAGCATCAGGCCGCGGCTGCCGACCAGGACGAAGTAGACGACCAGGACGGCTGCCGTGATGAAGTAGGTGATCTTCGCGCGCATGTGTTGCTGCCTGCTGTTCAGCCGAGGTCGAGGAAGTTTTCCAGGCCGAAGGTGAGGCCCGGGGTCCGCACCACTTGGCGCGCGCCGAGCAGGATGCCCGGCATGAAGCTGCTGTGGTGCAGGGAGTCGTGGCGGATCGTCAGGGTCTCGCCCTCGCCGCCGAGCAGCACCTCCTGGTGGGCCAGCAGGCCCCGCAGGCGGATCGCGTGCACCGGGACGCCGTCCACGTTCGCCCCGCGGGCTCCGTCGAGGGCGGTGGCCGTGGCGTCGGGCTGCGGGGCGCAGCCTGCCTTCGTCCGTGCCTCGGCGATGAGCTGGGCGGTGCGGGTGGCGGTGCCGGAGGGGGCGTCCACCTTGTTCGGGTGGTGCAGCTCGACGACCTCGACCGACTCGAAGTAGCGCGCGGCCTGGGCCGCGAACTTCATGGTGAGGACGGCCCCGATGGAGAAGTTCGGGGCGATGAGCACACCGGTCTCCGGGGAGCCGGAGAGCCAGGTGGTGAGCTGCGCGAGGCGGTCCTCGGTCCAGCCGGTGGTACCGACGACGGCGTGGATGCCGTGGCGGACGCAGAAGTCGAGGTTGCCCATCACGGAGGCCGGGGTGGTCAGCTCGACGGCGACCTGGGCGCCGGTCTCCACCAGCGTCTCCAGCTTGTCGCCGCGGCTGAGCGCCGCGACCAGTTCCATGTCCTCGGCGGCCTCGACGGCCCGGACGGCCTCGGAGCCGATCCGGCCCTGGGCGCCGAGGACGGCCACGCGCAGCTTGCTCATGTCTTCGCTTCCTTACGTGCGTACGGAACTAGGCGACCGCTTCGTCCAGTCGTGCGGCCTGCTTCTCCTTGAGCGGGCCGATGACCGAGAGCGAGGGGCGCTGTGCCAGTACATCCTGTGCGACGGCGCGGACGTCGTCCGGGGTCACCGCGGCGATGCTGGTCAGCATGTCGTCGACCGACATCTGGGTGCCCCAGCACAGCTCGCTCTTGCCGATGCGGTTCATCAGGGCGCCGGTGTCCTCGAGGCCGAGGACGGTGGAGCCGGAGAGCTGGCCGATGGCACGGCTGATCTCCTCGTCGGTGAGCCCGTCCGAGGCGACCTTGTCGAGCTCGTCGCGGCAGATCCGGAGCACGTCGTGGACCTGGCTGGGGCGGCAGCCCGCGTACACGCCGAAGAGGCCGCAGTCGGCGAAGCCGGAGGTGTACGAGTACACGCTGTAGGCCAGGCCGCGCTTCTCGCGGACCTCCTGGAAGAGCCGCGAGGACATGCCGCCGCCGAGGGCGGTGTTCAGCACGCCCAGGGCCCAGCGGCGCTCGTCGGTGCGGGCCAGGCCGGGCATGCCGAGGACCACGTGGGCCTGCTCGGTCTTGCGGCCGAGGAGCTCGACGCGGCCGGCGGTGCGCAGGGTGCGCTGCCCGCCGCGCGGGGCGACCGGGACGGCGTCGGTGCGGGTGAGCGCGCCGGCCTTCTCGAACGCGGCGCGGACCTGGCGGACGACCTTGGCGTGGTCGACGTTGCCGGCGGCGGCGACGACCAGGTGGGTGGGGTCGTAGTGCTTCTTGTAGAAGCGGGCGATCTGGTCGCGGCCGAGCGCGTTGATCGTCTCGACGGAGCCGAGGACGGGGCGGCCCAGCGGGGTGTCGCCGAGCATGGTGTGCGCGAACAGGTCGTGGACCATGTCGCCCGGGTCGTCCTCGGTCATCGCGATCTCTTCGAGGATGACGCCGCGCTCTGCGTCGACGTCGGATTCGAGGATCAGCGAGCCGGTGAGCATGTCGCAGACCACGTCGATGGCCAGCGGCAGGTCCGTGTCGAGCACGCGTGCGTAGTAGCACGTGTACTCCTTCGCGGTGAAGGCGTTCATCTCGCCGCCGACCGCGTCGATCGCGGAGGAGATGTCGAGCGCGGACCGCTTCTTGGTGCCCTTGAAGAGGAGGTGCTCCAGGTAGTGCGTGGCGCCGTTGAGCGTGGGCGTCTCGTCGCGGGACCCGACGTGCGCCCAGATGCCGAAGGTGGCGGAGCGGACGGAGGGCAGCGTCTCGGTGACGATGCGCAGGCCGCCCGGAAGGGTCGTACGACGGACCGTGCCGATGCCGTCACGGCCCGGGAGGAGGGTTTGGGTACGGGCGACGGCCCGCCCCTCCGAAGAGGGGCGGGCCGTCACACGGGAACTACGCGACATCACTTGTCGGAGTCGTCCTTGTCAGCGTCGTCGCCGGCGGCCTCGCCGTCGATCACGGGGATCAGGGAGAGCTTGCCGCGCTGGTCGATCTCGGCGATCTCGACCTGGACCTTGGTGCCGACCGCGAGCACGTCCTCGACGTTCTCCACGCGCTTGCCACCGGCGAGCTTGCGGATCTGCGAGATGTGCAGGAGGCCGTCCTTGCCCGGCATGAGGGAGACGAAGGCACCGAAGGTGGTGGTCTTGACGACCGTACCCAGGTAGCGCTCGCCGACCTCCGGCATGGTCGGGTTGGCGATCTGGTTGATCGTGGCGCGGGCGGCCTCGGCGGCCGGGCCGTCGGAGGCACCGATGTAGATGGTGCCGTCGTCCTCGATCGTGATCTCGGCGCCGGTGTCCTCCTGGATCTGGTTGATCATCTTGCCCTTGGGGCCGATGACCTCACCGATCTTGTCCACGGGGATCTTGACGGTGATGATCCGCGGGGCGTTGGGGGACATCTCGTCCGGCGTGTCGATCGCTTCCATCATCACGTCGAGGATGTGGAGGCGGGCGTCGCGGGCCTGCTTGAGGGCGGCGGCCAGGACCGAGGCCGGGATGCCGTCGAGCTTGGTGTCCAGCTGGAGCGCGGTGACGAACTCCTTGGTGCCGGCGACCTTGAAGTCCATGTCGCCGAAGGCGTCCTCCGCACCGAGGATGTCGGTGAGGGCGACGTAGTGCGTCTGGCCGTCGATCTCCTGGGAGATCAGGCCCATGGCGATGCCGGCGACGGGGGCCTTGAGGGGCACACCGGCGTTCAGCAGCGACATGGTGGAGGCGCAGACGGAGCCCATGGAGGTCGAACCGTTGGAGCCGAGGGCCTCGGACACCTGGCGGATCGCGTAGGGGAACTCCTCGCGCGTCGGCAGGACCGGCACGATCGCGCGCTCGGCGAGCGCGCCGTGGCCGATCTCGCGGCGCTTGGGGGAACCGACGCGGCCGGTCTCGCCGACCGAGTACGGCGGGAAGTTGTAGTTGTGCATGTAGCGCTTGCGGGTCACCGGGGAAAGGGTGTCCAGCTGCTGCTCCATGCGGAGCATGTTGAGGGTGGTGACGCCCAGGATCTGGGTCT
It contains:
- the dapB gene encoding 4-hydroxy-tetrahydrodipicolinate reductase, translating into MSKLRVAVLGAQGRIGSEAVRAVEAAEDMELVAALSRGDKLETLVETGAQVAVELTTPASVMGNLDFCVRHGIHAVVGTTGWTEDRLAQLTTWLSGSPETGVLIAPNFSIGAVLTMKFAAQAARYFESVEVVELHHPNKVDAPSGTATRTAQLIAEARTKAGCAPQPDATATALDGARGANVDGVPVHAIRLRGLLAHQEVLLGGEGETLTIRHDSLHHSSFMPGILLGARQVVRTPGLTFGLENFLDLG
- the thyX gene encoding FAD-dependent thymidylate synthase, with translation MGRTSVSETPGMKIDFRSDVTVDLVKHSAADSDVLWAARVSTAGEQSLEELQKDPERSKGLINYLMRDRHGSPFEHNSMTFFISAPIFVFREFMRHRVGWSYNEESGRYRELEPVFYVPGAERKLVQEGRPGKYVFVEGTQTQQELTGRVMEDSYRQAYDAYQEMLAAGVAREVARAVLPVGLFSSMYATCNARSLMHFLGLRTQHELAAVPSFPQREIEMVGEKMEQHWARLMPLTYAAYNANGRVAP
- the dapA gene encoding 4-hydroxy-tetrahydrodipicolinate synthase — encoded protein: MAPISTPQTPFGRVLTAMITPFTADGTLDLDGAQRLAAHLVDAGNDGLIISGTTGESPTTTDAEKTALVQAVREAVGDRAHVVAGIGTNDTRHSVELARQAERAGAHGLLAVAPYYNKPPQEGLRRHFTAIADATGLPVMLYDIPGRTGAPIDTETLVRLAEHPQIVANKDAKGDLGQASWAIARSGLAWYSGDDMLNLPLLSVGAVGFVSVVSHLVTPDLRSMLEAHLTGDVQKATEIHQKLLPVYTGMFRAQGVMTVKAALTVQGLPAGPLRLPLIGLTDEETAQLKVDLAAGGVQL
- a CDS encoding ribonuclease J produces the protein MSHPHPELGPPPKLPKGGLRVTPLGGLGEIGRNMTVFEFDGRLLIVDCGVLFPEEEQPGVDLILPDFSSIRDRLDDIEGIVLTHGHEDHIGAVPYLLREKPDIPLIGSKLTLALIEAKLQEHRIRPYTLEVKEGERENLGPFDCEFIAVNHSIPDALAVAIRTPAGLVVATGDFKMDQLPLDGRLTDLHAFARLSEEGIDLLLSDSTNAEVPGFVPPERDISNAIRSVFAGAQKRIIVASFASHVHRIQQILDAAHEYGRRVAFVGRSMVRNMGIARDLGYLRVPAGLVVDVKTLDDLPDHEVVLVCTGSQGEPMAALSRMANRDHQIRIVPGDTVILASSLIPGNENAVYRVINGLTRWGANVVHKGNAKVHVSGHASAGELLYFYNICKPRNLMPVHGEWRHLRANAELGVMTGVPADRIVIAEDGVVVDLVDGKARITGKVQAGYVYVDGLSVGDVTEVHLKDRRILGDEGIISVFVVVDSTTGKVVGGPNINARGSGIEDSAFAGVVPKIEEAIAKAAADGVAEPHQLQQLIRRTLGKWVSDGYRRRPMILPVVVEV
- a CDS encoding M16 family metallopeptidase, yielding MMSRSSRVTARPSSEGRAVARTQTLLPGRDGIGTVRRTTLPGGLRIVTETLPSVRSATFGIWAHVGSRDETPTLNGATHYLEHLLFKGTKKRSALDISSAIDAVGGEMNAFTAKEYTCYYARVLDTDLPLAIDVVCDMLTGSLILESDVDAERGVILEEIAMTEDDPGDMVHDLFAHTMLGDTPLGRPVLGSVETINALGRDQIARFYKKHYDPTHLVVAAAGNVDHAKVVRQVRAAFEKAGALTRTDAVPVAPRGGQRTLRTAGRVELLGRKTEQAHVVLGMPGLARTDERRWALGVLNTALGGGMSSRLFQEVREKRGLAYSVYSYTSGFADCGLFGVYAGCRPSQVHDVLRICRDELDKVASDGLTDEEISRAIGQLSGSTVLGLEDTGALMNRIGKSELCWGTQMSVDDMLTSIAAVTPDDVRAVAQDVLAQRPSLSVIGPLKEKQAARLDEAVA
- a CDS encoding polyribonucleotide nucleotidyltransferase → MENETHYAEAVIDNGSFGTRTIRFETGRLARQAAGSAVAYLDDDTMVLSATTASKKPKDQLDFFPLTVDVEERMYAAGKIPGSFFRREGRPSEDAILTCRLIDRPLRPSFKKGLRNEIQVVATIMALNPDHLYDVVAINAASASTQLAGLPFSGPIGGVRVALIRGQWVAFPTHTELEDAVFDMVVAGRALEDGDVAIMMVEAEATEKTIALVKGGAEAPTEEIVAAGLEAAKPFIKVLCKAQSDLAAKAAKPEGEFPVFLDYQDDVYEALAAAVKGDLSQALTIAGKQDREAELDRVKEIAAEKLLPAFEGREKEISAAYRSLTKALVRERVIKDKVRIDGRGITDIRTLAAEVEAIPRVHGSALFERGETQILGVTTLNMLRMEQQLDTLSPVTRKRYMHNYNFPPYSVGETGRVGSPKRREIGHGALAERAIVPVLPTREEFPYAIRQVSEALGSNGSTSMGSVCASTMSLLNAGVPLKAPVAGIAMGLISQEIDGQTHYVALTDILGAEDAFGDMDFKVAGTKEFVTALQLDTKLDGIPASVLAAALKQARDARLHILDVMMEAIDTPDEMSPNAPRIITVKIPVDKIGEVIGPKGKMINQIQEDTGAEITIEDDGTIYIGASDGPAAEAARATINQIANPTMPEVGERYLGTVVKTTTFGAFVSLMPGKDGLLHISQIRKLAGGKRVENVEDVLAVGTKVQVEIAEIDQRGKLSLIPVIDGEAAGDDADKDDSDK